A genomic region of Streptomyces sp. R33 contains the following coding sequences:
- a CDS encoding branched-chain amino acid ABC transporter permease translates to MSPNRAARRGARPLSVTAVVVALALAPFVLDPYAVGTLSRILVFGLLAISVNLLTGLTGLPTLGQSAYFGVGAYTAAIVATRLTDIGVLQLLIAAGVSALVAVPTGWLAVRARGVVFLMLTLAIGEIAYSAAVNWKSLTNGTDGVSGIPAVVPLPGMPALALDGLVYFYVLAVFLLLFAAVSRLGSTPFALALRGVRDNEPRMRAIGYPTQRYALTVYCGAGALAGAAGALWVSVQRFVSPGDAGFEIAALALLAVVIGGSGSMWGACAGAALVWLTRDYLGNLEAVAGRGPLLLGVLFVVAVYALPRGLAGVRLPLAPTRKRTT, encoded by the coding sequence ATGAGCCCGAACAGAGCTGCCCGGAGGGGCGCGCGGCCGCTGTCCGTGACCGCCGTCGTCGTCGCACTCGCCCTGGCCCCCTTCGTCCTCGACCCGTACGCCGTCGGCACCCTGTCGCGGATCCTGGTGTTCGGGCTCCTCGCCATCAGCGTGAACCTGCTCACCGGCCTGACCGGACTGCCGACCCTCGGTCAGTCGGCGTACTTCGGAGTCGGTGCCTACACGGCCGCGATCGTGGCGACGCGACTCACCGACATCGGAGTCCTGCAACTCCTCATCGCCGCCGGCGTCTCCGCGCTGGTGGCGGTGCCGACCGGGTGGCTGGCGGTGAGGGCCCGGGGCGTGGTCTTCCTGATGCTGACACTGGCCATCGGCGAGATCGCGTACAGCGCCGCCGTCAACTGGAAGTCGCTGACGAACGGCACCGACGGCGTATCGGGCATCCCGGCCGTGGTACCGCTGCCCGGCATGCCCGCGCTGGCGCTGGACGGCCTCGTCTACTTCTACGTACTGGCGGTGTTCCTGCTGCTCTTCGCCGCCGTCTCCCGCCTGGGATCGACCCCGTTCGCCCTCGCCCTGCGCGGCGTCCGCGACAACGAGCCACGGATGAGGGCGATCGGCTATCCGACGCAGCGCTACGCCCTGACCGTCTACTGCGGCGCCGGGGCGCTGGCCGGCGCCGCCGGAGCCCTGTGGGTCTCGGTACAGCGCTTCGTCTCGCCCGGCGACGCCGGATTCGAGATCGCCGCCCTGGCGCTGCTGGCCGTCGTCATCGGTGGCTCCGGCTCGATGTGGGGAGCCTGCGCCGGCGCCGCACTCGTCTGGCTCACCCGGGACTACCTCGGAAACCTCGAAGCCGTCGCCGGGCGTGGCCCGTTGCTGCTCGGGGTGCTCTTCGTCGTCGCCGTCTACGCGCTGCCCCGCGGGCTGGCCGGCGTACGGCTGCCGCTCGCGCCGACCCGGAAGAGAACGACGTGA
- a CDS encoding branched-chain amino acid ABC transporter permease, translating into MTGWLDGNLVSVVDGVAFGLLLFTIAVGLSLVFGMMDVLNLAHGTLYLAGAYVAYALSDGSVWGLVLALAAGALVGGMGGAALTFLTRPLARRGHLDQAVLTLGITFIVADLLAAAFGGEVLPTDPPTALRGTVDLVGHAYPVYRLVFIGVAAALALLVHLVFERSSLGALVRAAVADRDMVRALGVDVRKVLYGIFASGAALAVVGGVLGAPILGPGPGVDESVLVLSLVVVVVGGLGSVRGALAGALLIGQVQTLGVALLPEYAPFLLFGTMLLVLVVRPNGLIPSAVRT; encoded by the coding sequence ATGACCGGATGGTTGGACGGCAACCTCGTCAGCGTCGTCGACGGGGTTGCCTTCGGTCTGCTGCTGTTCACGATCGCGGTCGGACTCTCCCTGGTCTTCGGCATGATGGACGTGCTGAACCTGGCCCACGGCACGCTCTACCTCGCCGGAGCGTACGTCGCCTACGCGCTGTCCGACGGGAGCGTGTGGGGTCTTGTCCTCGCGCTGGCGGCCGGCGCCCTGGTGGGCGGCATGGGCGGGGCCGCGCTGACGTTCCTCACCCGGCCGCTGGCCCGGCGCGGGCACCTGGACCAGGCCGTGCTGACGCTCGGCATCACCTTCATCGTCGCGGACCTGCTCGCCGCGGCCTTCGGCGGCGAGGTGCTGCCCACGGACCCGCCGACCGCCCTGCGCGGCACGGTGGACCTCGTCGGCCACGCGTATCCGGTCTACCGGCTGGTGTTCATCGGCGTCGCGGCCGCCCTCGCGCTCCTCGTCCACCTCGTCTTCGAACGCAGCTCGCTCGGGGCACTCGTGCGAGCCGCCGTCGCGGACCGGGACATGGTGCGCGCGCTCGGGGTCGACGTCCGCAAGGTGCTGTACGGGATCTTCGCCTCCGGCGCGGCCCTGGCGGTGGTCGGCGGTGTCCTCGGGGCACCGATTCTGGGCCCCGGTCCGGGCGTCGACGAGAGCGTACTCGTCCTCTCGCTCGTCGTCGTGGTCGTGGGCGGCCTCGGGTCCGTGCGCGGCGCGCTCGCCGGAGCGCTCCTCATCGGCCAGGTGCAGACCCTCGGGGTGGCGCTGCTCCCCGAGTACGCTCCCTTCCTCCTCTTCGGCACGATGCTGCTCGTGCTCGTCGTCCGCCCGAACGGCCTGATCCCCTCGGCGGTGCGCACATGA
- a CDS encoding ABC transporter ATP-binding protein translates to MKSFFSVRELRSGYAGGVVLGGVDLDLDAGGIVAVLGRNGVGKTTLISTVMGLVRPYAGSVTLGGQEIAGSRVDVIARAGVGVVPQGRRVFAPLTVAEHLTIASRRPATGPWTRARVLGLLPRLGERLGHRGDELSGGEQQMLAIARALLGNPRLLLLDEPSDGLAPAIVAQVGEVIREVGAQGMSVVLVEQNLGLAFSVAQEVAVMQKGRIVHRASCAEFASRPEDRRRLLGVD, encoded by the coding sequence GTGAAATCGTTCTTCAGCGTGCGTGAGCTGCGCTCCGGGTACGCCGGAGGCGTCGTCCTCGGCGGTGTCGACCTCGATCTCGACGCGGGCGGGATCGTCGCCGTCCTCGGGCGCAACGGGGTCGGGAAGACCACCCTGATCTCGACCGTCATGGGGCTCGTCCGGCCGTACGCAGGCAGCGTCACGCTCGGCGGACAGGAGATCGCCGGGTCCCGCGTCGACGTGATCGCCCGAGCCGGGGTCGGCGTCGTCCCGCAGGGGCGCCGGGTGTTCGCCCCGCTGACCGTGGCCGAGCACCTGACGATCGCCTCGCGGCGCCCGGCGACGGGCCCGTGGACGAGGGCCCGCGTCCTCGGCCTGCTGCCGCGGCTGGGGGAGCGGCTCGGCCACCGCGGGGACGAGCTCTCCGGCGGGGAACAGCAGATGCTCGCGATCGCCAGGGCGCTGCTGGGCAATCCGCGTCTGCTGCTGCTCGACGAACCGTCCGACGGCCTCGCTCCCGCGATCGTCGCCCAGGTCGGGGAGGTGATCCGCGAGGTGGGCGCGCAGGGCATGTCGGTCGTGCTCGTCGAGCAGAACCTGGGGCTCGCCTTCTCCGTCGCGCAGGAGGTCGCGGTCATGCAGAAGGGACGCATCGTCCACCGAGCGTCCTGTGCGGAGTTCGCATCCCGTCCCGAGGACCGGCGGCGCCTGCTCGGCGTCGACTGA
- a CDS encoding isochorismatase family protein, which translates to MSDNEPLPHAWHIEDREYRRQEERRGRRFAYTSLDPARTALVVVDMVPFFVEANPYCRGIVPNVRRLAGRLRTAGGTVAWVLPGRTERTRVGDEFHGPEAAGMFRNAGGSGPLSDRLWHGFTVGADDVLVEKTAPSAFFPGHCPLPERLEARGIDTVLITGTVTNVCCESSARDASTLGYRVVMVADANATGRDQDHNATLHTVYRSFGDVRPTAEVLALIDGGAF; encoded by the coding sequence GTGTCCGACAACGAACCGCTCCCGCACGCCTGGCACATCGAGGACCGCGAGTACCGGCGCCAGGAGGAGCGCCGCGGCCGCCGATTCGCGTACACCAGCCTCGATCCCGCCCGCACCGCGCTGGTGGTGGTCGACATGGTGCCGTTCTTCGTGGAAGCCAACCCGTACTGCCGCGGCATCGTCCCGAACGTCCGGCGTCTGGCCGGCCGACTGCGCACCGCCGGCGGAACGGTCGCCTGGGTACTGCCCGGGCGTACCGAGCGCACCCGGGTCGGCGACGAATTCCACGGCCCCGAGGCGGCCGGGATGTTCCGCAACGCCGGCGGCAGCGGCCCGCTCTCCGATCGCCTGTGGCACGGCTTCACTGTCGGTGCCGACGACGTGCTGGTGGAGAAGACCGCACCCAGCGCCTTCTTCCCCGGCCACTGCCCACTCCCCGAGCGGCTCGAGGCGCGCGGCATCGACACGGTTCTGATCACAGGAACGGTCACCAACGTCTGCTGCGAGTCCTCCGCCCGCGATGCCTCGACGCTCGGCTACCGGGTCGTCATGGTGGCCGATGCCAACGCCACCGGCCGCGATCAGGACCACAACGCCACCCTCCACACGGTCTACCGGTCCTTTGGCGATGTGCGGCCGACAGCGGAGGTCCTCGCGCTGATCGACGGCGGCGCGTTCTGA
- a CDS encoding helix-turn-helix domain-containing protein, whose protein sequence is MQVTGSTGTAGRGVEMTRLGGRWRVTRPWPARLRPFVHSYAGYWEAAGAVPYRVRLVPTGRAVLVISLGEPFAQVRRLGESGPESQVTGSLVAGLEDGPRMCDHPGGQEAIRLELTPLGAYRLFAVPMRELTNRVVGLCDVFGAEGGMLAEQLAATSNWGARFDLLDIALAARIERGPRPAPEVCHAWRLLSHAGGAIPVSRIAAEVGWSQGYLTRKFTEQVGLTPKMSARVLRFHRAVRLLSRGGASLTEVTAACGFYDQAHLNREFRALAETTPGQVAAARVAEGALAL, encoded by the coding sequence ATGCAGGTCACCGGAAGCACGGGCACGGCCGGTCGGGGTGTCGAGATGACCCGGTTGGGTGGGCGCTGGCGGGTCACCCGCCCGTGGCCTGCCCGATTACGCCCGTTCGTGCACAGCTATGCCGGCTACTGGGAGGCGGCGGGGGCCGTGCCCTACCGGGTGCGATTGGTTCCCACGGGTCGGGCGGTCCTGGTGATCAGCCTGGGGGAGCCGTTCGCCCAGGTCCGCCGGCTGGGGGAGTCGGGTCCGGAGAGCCAGGTGACCGGCTCGCTGGTCGCGGGTCTCGAGGACGGGCCCCGGATGTGTGACCACCCTGGTGGCCAGGAGGCGATCCGGCTCGAGTTGACCCCTCTGGGCGCCTACCGGCTGTTCGCCGTTCCGATGCGCGAGTTGACCAACAGGGTGGTCGGGCTCTGCGACGTCTTCGGCGCCGAGGGCGGAATGCTGGCGGAGCAACTGGCCGCCACGAGCAACTGGGGTGCCCGGTTCGACCTGCTGGACATTGCGTTGGCGGCCCGGATCGAGCGGGGTCCGCGGCCCGCGCCCGAGGTGTGCCACGCCTGGCGACTGCTTTCCCACGCCGGCGGAGCGATCCCGGTCAGCCGCATCGCGGCCGAAGTGGGCTGGAGTCAGGGCTACTTGACCCGCAAGTTCACCGAACAGGTAGGCCTGACGCCCAAGATGTCCGCCCGTGTGCTGCGCTTCCACCGGGCCGTGCGGCTGCTCTCCCGCGGGGGAGCGAGTCTCACTGAAGTGACCGCTGCCTGTGGCTTTTACGACCAGGCCCACCTCAACCGCGAGTTCCGGGCCTTGGCCGAGACCACTCCCGGCCAGGTGGCTGCCGCCCGTGTGGCAGAGGGCGCCCTGGCCCTGTGA
- a CDS encoding ABC transporter ATP-binding protein: MTDHDHSHPLLELRKASRHFGSFRALDEVSLAVRAGARHAIIGPNGAGKSTLFGLISGTLPVTAGSILVDGKDVTRLPVHRRVGLGVAATFQHSSLFMRESVLENVMLAVLRRAGRGLGGWRKVGARPKELAQAHALLERVGLPARHEVAAAALSHGERRQLEVAVALATDPRLLLLDEPAAGMSPAETARLTDLIAALPGEVTVLLIEHDLDMVFELADTVTVMHLGRHVMTGSPDEVRASAEVQSAYLGTVEVSS, encoded by the coding sequence GTGACAGACCACGACCACAGCCACCCTCTGCTCGAACTACGGAAGGCGTCCCGGCACTTTGGGTCCTTCCGGGCCCTGGACGAGGTCTCCCTCGCCGTGAGGGCAGGGGCGCGGCACGCGATCATCGGCCCGAACGGCGCGGGCAAGTCGACCTTGTTCGGCCTGATCTCCGGAACGCTGCCGGTCACCGCCGGATCCATCCTCGTCGACGGGAAGGACGTGACCCGGCTGCCCGTGCACCGCCGGGTCGGGCTCGGCGTCGCAGCGACGTTCCAGCACTCCAGTCTCTTCATGCGGGAGTCCGTACTGGAGAACGTCATGCTTGCCGTGTTGCGCCGGGCCGGGAGAGGCCTCGGCGGATGGCGGAAGGTCGGCGCCCGCCCGAAGGAGCTCGCACAGGCGCACGCGCTGCTCGAACGGGTGGGTCTGCCCGCCCGGCACGAGGTCGCAGCGGCCGCGCTCTCGCACGGTGAGCGGCGGCAGCTGGAGGTCGCCGTCGCACTGGCCACCGACCCCCGGCTGCTGCTCCTGGACGAGCCGGCCGCCGGCATGTCTCCCGCGGAGACCGCACGGCTCACCGACCTGATCGCCGCCCTGCCCGGCGAGGTGACCGTACTGCTCATCGAACACGACCTCGACATGGTCTTCGAGCTCGCCGACACGGTCACCGTCATGCACCTCGGCAGACACGTGATGACCGGCTCCCCGGACGAGGTACGGGCCTCCGCCGAAGTCCAGAGCGCCTACCTCGGCACCGTGGAGGTCTCCTCGTGA